A window of Passer domesticus isolate bPasDom1 chromosome 11, bPasDom1.hap1, whole genome shotgun sequence genomic DNA:
tacttggacctttgtcctgtgccactctgagaatgtCATAGAATGcaacttcacctgccaccagcccaggtcaccctctgccaccaaagctccttggaccttgtgtcccccaggaaggaacaaagtgtttgtgctgctcccccttttgcacaaacccacagagagctgggatttttccaagtctcatgtctgcatcGGGCCAaattcctagagaagcagcagcccatcccaacgAATATGGTGAGTTatgtggatggttgtgagctccacttcctacCTAGAAATCCTGAATCTGCTTctaaatgctgctccttcagctctgggacaccttctcacacagagtagggaaaaaatcccctggcCACCAGTTAAATGGTGAGTTATGCTAAAGTTACTGCACTGTGGGAAACCCCTATCCATCCATATCCTATTAATATATCCATACCTGGGGGTGTGCCTGGTTTTGTCTTGTGTaaaaaggaaggagtgtgcaagcaacatgactgacactttcactgtccatgttcatcccatacccatgggtacagagacattatggaaacccgggcacacacagagccttctgtccatggatgcacagacatccaagagcccctggcacacacagagccttctgtccatggatgcacagacatccaagagcccctggcacacacagacccttctgtccttgggtacagagacatccaagagcccctggcacacacagacccttctgtacatggatacagagacatccaagagcccctggcacacacagacccttctgtccatggaggatggagcgtggtgggtgggggtggttcgtgggcagcgagtcccagacagcaggccagacccggctccagccctgccaggccctgccaaggctcagtgccagctcctctggaatgggaaagcccttcagcattgtccctgcccagaggggcagtgctggcctggcagcacaggttgttttcccctcaggctgcaggagatgagaacacaacacttgccagcactgagtgcgaggcacagctccgggtgctccccatgaacctcagctctgggagcactgtctgcaccaagctccaggggctgcagtgggagcccggctgggctctgccctggggccatcccgcagggacagctggaaacagggagcattcagctgccacaaacagccaagccagggctgcagggcagctgctccagcccggactgcactgctgtgtgctgtgctctggggctggggctccccacacaggggactggactggtgtgctagagaagacagagaagcttcagcttcagcttcagcctcactgaggtggctgcgtgggctgggaagagtggggaggctcaaggggattcacagagctcatcctgctgcaaggatgaagaaaagggagtgggaactcagcagtgaggagagctgagggctggagagtggctctgaatgacactaaaatcccactggacctctgagacattgctgctcctcagccagtgacagcacgaGTCCCTAAGcctggggctcggccttccttgtggtcaggggcaacacggaaggccagcaagtaAAGGAGACTgcgatgggctgggaattcactgggggaaaaaagggagcagttgagaagtaaaaggcaggtgggggagagaactgttcagagaagggctgagctacatcttgagcaagctgaaaaatgtcatttggagtcatcccagactgatttgatttcagaaggtattgaatgattttaatttttgggaggtgtcatgttttccatTGGAGGTGTCCacgctgcaaacttgagctgcgttgtcaaaatgctcaagcaagtctgtgctgcaggtgacaccatttcttctttggctgattccagcccggtgctgagctccagcagagccctgccagagcccagagcagcctcagcatctgcagagcccggctgcaaggagagaaagcagaaactgcccgtcagctgatggctcctgtccccttgtcccagctgcccgcagtgcccaggccgtgctggctgtgcccagagctgtgcccagagctgcccatcagtgatGCCTttgacagcagagcaggaaggcaggacatgtgcccagcctgcagccagccatggcacatccagccctcagcagctgccgagagccaaaaagcagctgggcagtcgACTGAAGAATTTGTTGCATCCCTCCCAGCAAAGGGGGGACCCTTtggtgcccagccaggccatgcCATGCCCAgatctgggagcatccccctggctGTGGAACTCACCTGCAAATTGGGTGTGGAGTGTGTCTttagagaagctgccagaatcCAAGTCCATCATCTTCAGCTGGCCAGGCCAAGGAAGAGATtgtcgtccttgaggttgtccttgctgtctccagcagcagccccatctggtacagcttctccaggagctccttctccttccctgggaccagaccaggctgtcaggactctgcccagggccccagccatCCATGAACCAGACAAGCAAAACCAGGGGGgatggtggccaccagtgcttgCCACACCAggtctccagctcagctccagctcaaGAGCTGCATGTTCCCTTCTGCTGacccctgctcagagctacAGGCAGGACAAAACCAGTCTGGTTTGCTTTGCCACTGAGTGCCAAGAGATGTGTGGAGCTCCTACCTGCCAGGCCCCTGGATCCAACTGTGCACATGGATCTCTCTCATCTTCTAGGGCCGAGGAGCACCCTGCACCCAAGGATGGCAGAAAAGCTCTTCTAATGATGGCCTGTCCAAGGGTTGCATGGACAAACACCTCTTAATGACATCTTGGCATTCTGGGGAGACAAACCAGAAATCACCAGTCACTTGGAGAAGTTTccccctgttcctgtgcccaggccatacgggtgtgcccagagctgggcctaaACTTCCCCACAGATTCTCTGTTtagaggagagcaggacatgtgccacctcctcagcagctgccagagcaggatgcccatcagcccgctgctgtctcccagcattggtattccccctgtgcccagagatgaggatccacctTGAGAGAGCCGTGGTGGGAACAAGATGCGCCCCCAGATGATCTCCTGGCCCCTCCTGAACGGGTGCTTCCCCACAACCAGCTGGTACAGCAGGAGGCCCAGGGACCAGATTGTTGCTGCCTCGCCATGGTAGCTTTGGTGCTGGGTCCACTCTGGAGGGCTGTAGGCCAGGGTTCCTGTGGAACAcagacagagctcagcagggggatgctgctgctcccagagcctggccccagcatccctgggcatgTGGGGGCTGCTCTAGCAACACACGGGGTGACTGCTGACCCTCTCACCATCACCTGGGACTTGTGTACAAactcagggctggaaaagaagccactggtgctggaagagggcagcagaaacccTGGGAAGGCCCAACCatgacacagaaaggaaaaacccacccacTGGTGGAGAAAACCCactctcctctctgcctgcatgggcccccaaaaaatgttaataagccaaggcaaacaaggggagtggagcagtccaagcccctcctcccctgcacacCAAACCATCCAGGGCATGGGTTCAGAGCCCCCTCTCCACTACTCCCATGGGGGTTTTTGTCGGGctggctgcaccagctccagccccagcccagggcacactGGGTACTGAAGgctgtcagcagggctgggagctggccccccTCACACCCCAACCAAATGAACTTGGGTCCAGCAttaatcccatcccagctgcagtaGGGGGAAGCCCCAGTGCTACACCCAGgctgggccatgagatgcccaggagcatcccctgcgagggctcacctgcaaactgggtgtaggctgtgtcttggagGAAAGCGCCACAGCCAAAGTCGATCAGTTTCAGCTGCCCGCTGGCCAGGTCAAGCACGATGTTCTGAGGcttgatgtccctgtgcaggaccccgcagctggtgcagtgccgcacggcctccagcacctggcggaacagcccccgcgcctcctcctccggcaGGAACCTCCGCTCCGCCAGGAAATCCGACAGCTCCTGGCACCGTTCTGgacgctccagcaccatcaagaaGCTgtcggggagctcaagccactccaggagctgaatgacaccagcacagccacaggacaccttggccagcagcacgatctccaggggcgcgctggtgccgtcgggctgcgggaggagcgcgatgccgtcagtggagctgaggccgtgccagggctctgggacccctcagccagcccgggatgctctgcatgccctgctcagcccacgCCCGCTCTCCCCGCAGGTCTCCTGGTGGCTCCCACCCAGCCGGGCCCCGGCTCCTcgccgcccggcacggcccggcttctgccgctggccccgctcactcaccagctcgctccagtgcCGGATGCGATCCCGCGGCACGcgtttgatggccacctgcgaGCAAGGGAGAGCAGCGGGCTGAGCTCAACGCCCTTCCCACTGCTCTCCGACATTCTCGTCCTtgtctccctcttccctctccgcccgccgccggccccgccgctcaccggggcgccatCCAAGAGCCGCGTCGCTGaccagacgctgccgaatccgccgcgccccagcagggaacccaggcggtagcgctcctgcagggcctcctgcgccttccctgcgggcgggacgcggctgtcagcgctcggcccggggccagcaacggcccccgagcgcccctcacccgccccggcccggccatcccccggcgttcggtTTTCAGAACGCGACACgggaggctcggggccggcggctgcgctgccgagcagcggagctcgggccgggcaagccgcagcggaggcggcgggagaggcaacgccgcctgtgtcctccgcgggccccgggaggagccggagccggggccggggccggggccggggccggggccgggctcggggtcggggccgggactggaccctgcgtcggggccggggccgggctcgggccaggcggagccaaaagccggcgatgccgccccagccccaggcattgacgcccgcccagcaccgccagcgccagcacggccagagccgggctgaggccaggcggcggcgggacggccgggggcgggcacggggcagccccgcccggggccgggggcgggccgggggcatggcccagcccggcacggggagagggaggcggggagaggagagggacggcgggaaagggagagagggagaggtaCGGGGcggcgggaaagggagaggagaagagactcTAAAGTTTCTTCTatcgccgctgctgctgctgctgctgccgctgctgctgtcgctgctgctgctgctgctgctgctgctgctgccgctgccgctgccgctgctgcaactgaagctccggggccgtttgtccccgtgtccgtttgtccgttgcccgctcgcccccgccccgagccccacgttccccgagggcagcccctgagcctgtccaaacacgggaactttgccgagttcagcctagagccagagtctggactcctgcacagtggctcaggaatcccctcagtccctgctgtgcattgtccctgctgagggtcaaacactctcagagcacattccctgaatgcagaatttgtacctgacccaagcactgcacttacctctccagcattgatttcccagaaaaacaggggaagccaaagtgtgtctaggtcatggtatcttaaaatgtctaaaacttgccaactcatggatcttagaagtgatcttagaagtgagatctgtttggaattaatgggatggacaactagtgcaagatggaaaaggggaccataaaaacaaatcgagaaaaacatcttgaattgtttcaattttcatttaatttcttaaaagctctttcagtttttccagaatcttctccatagtcctgtttgctttttccaagaacctttcccggagaacgaggtgcagcttgtgtcacaaggtgtgccaccaactgcagctttccacactgtgggtgcagcacaacacttgcagcaaagcagaagaaatatttgaagaatttgacagcttgttcttttcttttccttgtgggctgggcagttgtgccattggtaaggttttcattgttactgttctaccctaagaaaacatgacaggctaccaagaactcttagggaatgcaagcctgactgaatgcagagaaagaaactctagagcctgcagccagaagtggagagctgtgtgataatcattccaacacccccaaggacatcttgaaaatgatctagaagatgcaaatgggctgacagggagtttgtttctgtcttcagtccagattcttctacatctgaaaacaattccacagtctccatctaaatcaagagtacaatcagttcataaaaagcaccagaacaaactggacctctcaggagatgactgaaagaatctgaaaagggaaaatgcaggagaaatgtatttctcagcactgcagtacttgcctacctgaaaccctcctccatttcctctgcatgcctggatctgttggtgtcaaTACTATCTGTattcagtggtgcctccagccctgaatcccctcatctacagcctgaggaaccaggagctcaaggctgcagtgtggagactgatcactggacatcttaggaagcattaaagtGATTGCCAATTTtggcaaatcacttgtaataaaagtcatcttttctagctcttttggtttggttctttgatttccctgtcgttttcctttataaatattcttcctaaagctagacgattgtttctgccatctctgactttgtttctctccaccttccctgtggccacagactgtgccaatgaggggctgcagtctcaaaggttttaaaggaactaaaggatatcccagcaaagttttctgcagagatccctctattcttgccttctctggagatgcagcagcaatgtctgtgtgcagagctgggggcagatcagtgctggcacagcagctgtgcccagcagcagcagcagcacttggtgttgccagtgctgctgccgtggccctgccccgctgccctggtggccctggtgttgctgcagggcctgagtgctctcggggccgggcacagtcctgggggtggcagtgccggggctgcagcagggacaggccatgggcactgctggggcagcgctgacgcctcaggccaggccctgggggctgcaggctccttgcccaggctctctcaagaacacggccagcccaatgctcagcacagaaaagccccagggtgagcagccccaggctggccgtgggcaggctgggggcaaacagcatggctggggctctgcaagggccctgggggagacgggaaggagcagcagagcaggggctgatccatccccagggtgctgcacagcccagggcagcatcccagagcatcctcatggagctgccaacaacatcccccctctgcagccctggcctctcccccagctcacagaggtgctgcatccttgcaggcacagccacggcagcactggctcaggagcccctgtttgcattgcacagagcaggcaggagcacacccatgctgctgctgtggggacatgagggagcacaaatgccatcagcccctggggccaggaagagctgggggacagcagggaaaccactcagctttgtcctggcctctgcagtcagccagaaagtttgttcccattagctgggagattcctgtcccactgcagatgctgttgctcagagccagggctgcctgacagccacccctgaactgccctgagcatttccttggcttcagctttgcttttttcccccttttttttggtacaaatttcttcctgttgcccatccctgttccctcccctgcaaaaagcccatccctgtttgccctttcctctctggccccactccccattgcagttcctgacttggcaccatgggaacgtcccttggggagcaggatcatcctccaagtgctgcaggaattgtctgcaggctcctgcagtgcctggtgctgctcccttgccagaggcaccacaggccaggggggcacatctgggctgctgtgtctgcctgtggggctccctgttctgggcaatgaggaggagctgcagaggctctgcaggactgacaggatgggctttgggcctgggaggagaagctgaggcacctgggctgctggagcttctgaagaggaggcccagggctcatcgtgcaactgctgcaagggtggtttcagagaatcccagaatcagcaaggttggaaaagaccttggagatcatcaagtccaacctgtgccctgacaccaccttgtctcccccgggcctcctcttctccaggataaacaaccccagctccctcagcctctcttcacaggatttttgctccagacccttcaccagccttgttgtccttctctggacacactccagcccctccaattcttgctaaatttggggtcccagaactggacacagcacccgaggtgctgcccaaccagcgcccagcacaagggaagaattgctctcctggtcctgctggtgacaccattcctggtccataggagtgccaggggttggatgagggaaatggtcgggagggggcaggagacacagtctgattgactctcagccatgaagggtcttgattttcatagctattcagtctgcattagaaggtgctgggggtcagtatcaactggacattgctgatatcaatctataaacaggaaaaaaattaaacagaacaaactgttctgtctgcattgttttcaagacactatatacactttgaatacacttcagatatctgtcgaattaattagagaaaacttgaaaacttctgttattccaaatggcttttcttctttgggcatgttgaacaaatgtttatgagcttttctcactgaattcctgaactgaagagctcaagaaagaagaggccttaggagtaggaaaattcatcatcaacctccaagtggctgaggatccatccccatcagagcagcaatgaacagcaatgggcacagctttgtggctgccccagctttgggatgggccctgggcctggagcaggagcagctcttgagggccccaaggccggggctcttgtgctgccctgggcgcatgggatggcagcaggggctgcagagctctcagcacctgagccagaggggagcagggcaggcagggagcctcctttggccttggcccagcaccttccgccatggctggggctgagtcctgtgtgagctgcagctgctgctgtgcccttggcaggggctgaggccgtggggccagtggccagagcagcctggcctgagcagagctgtggggccagaggcggctgggctgggctggggagaggcccttggtgctgcccagagctcagggcagctggcagagcttgcagggagctgggctgggctcagagagcctgccccagaaaccatcagtgtccatctcagcctggctgagcgtgcaggggcaggactcaggccaggccttgtggggcagggccagcgcctgtgcaaggcattgcaaacaggcaagtgccccagagaggaggctgctctgtgcccttgggggcatggacagagcagggagggggcccaggacatttgtcactgccagcctctgtccccaggccttggcagccctggctgctgagcccagctttgccctgggctgagtttggctgtggcccagctccatcctcctgcggggctcagggcctgttcccggccatggccagccctggccagccacgcagccactgccagggctgacagcaaggccaggcacacacaagcaattgctgagcatggcctgcgctggccagggctgactgtgccacaggcagagctcagctgcccttgggggctgcaggaacagtcaggagcccaaagagcctccatggctgtgctggagaccaaggctggagcagggaaatgcagggctgctgcaggatggggagagcatggaattccagcacacacctcagctctctgatgatcccagcaccatgctgggccctgtttcagactggggcagggcagatgttgatgggacaggagccgttcagggctgtcagggacctgcagcttgcaaggtgctctgctctccctcaggtgctctcagagagatccaatccctgGGCACCTCAATGCAGAAGTGGCACTGCCTCTTCATGGACACAaaactgatgtctgcctggaaaggggcacaggttttaatacctgttgGTTTCATAAtatatcagaaaatattttttatctgagGCATTTGAGTACTTataagaaatggcaaaattttcccaccaggaaggggaatttcctggatctactgGTTTCTTCTACTGatgtcaggagaagaaatactgatcttcccctcaacCATTGCTACCAACTTTCATTCTAGTATTTCATGGCTCtcttccttcaggtgtttccagctctcctgtggaAATGCCATGTCTGAGATCTCTTGatttggagcagctggatctatgtaaTTCCAGTtgttcccagatttcctcctgcagctgttctctgctCATTCCATTGTGTCTCTGTTGACTGCCTTAGTGCTTTGAGAATCAGGGAGTTGcccaatctttcagaagtttcaACACCTTCTCAGTGGGCATTTTAGTTGTATTTGTATCTTTTATGTCACCTCTTCCTaagtctttgtctaaaatccttcctgtatggcaatccattgtggatggtggacatgtcagatgttgctggcaTGTCACAAGGTGCTGAGGGAAGGGTTTTgatgtttcttaaattttatcatgtttacatttattatgtgtgccatgaagagaaacctttctatgcctctgagtctcacccgttcctgctccctcaaagcacacaaacctgatgagttgtggttcccactccaggggctgcacttggatctctctccacagccacagcagagctccctggcaaaggagggatgaaggaaagaggacaggctgtggggatcagggccagggcagagccagggagaagaatgacttttgcatttgatggagctgtgccttcccttggctttgttggctgacaatcaatgaacatccctctgtgtctcaggcagttccttctccaaggaaagcaggtgggagttggagccaaggagctgaaagctgcaggtgcagcctgggctggagggagctcagatttgcacaaggctgctctgagtgccagggcttggatgggggaaatggtgcgGTGGgcgtagggacagagtctgattgattgtcagccatgaagggtcttgattttcatatctattcaagctgcatgaggaggtacttggcttCAATATCAATTGTAGATTGCACGTATCAATTttttagaagtgaaaaaaaactaaacaggacctaaaaaaatgatttctcactgtcttttaaaatagaatGTATTCAGTTTCAATACACTCCTGAAATCTGTCTAATAAccacaaattaaattatttgaaaggtttatttgaaaaaaattcttcccagaGTCTTGGATTTttaaggtgttctgaatgttaatgaggcctgggacactgaattcctgcactgaagagctgaaggctgaacaagcctctgcagcagtgaaatccag
This region includes:
- the LOC135278314 gene encoding serine/threonine-protein kinase pim-1-like, with translation MAGPGRAQEALQERYRLGSLLGRGGFGSVWSATRLLDGAPVAIKRVPRDRIRHWSELPDGTSAPLEIVLLAKVSCGCAGVIQLLEWLELPDSFLMVLERPERCQELSDFLAERRFLPEEEARGLFRQVLEAVRHCTSCGVLHRDIKPQNIVLDLASGQLKLIDFGCGAFLQDTAYTQFAGTLAYSPPEWTQHQSYHGEAATIWSLGLLLYQLVVGKHPFRRGQEIIWGRILFPPRLSQECQDVIKRCLSMQPLDRPSLEELFCHPWVQGAPRP